A single genomic interval of Deltaproteobacteria bacterium harbors:
- a CDS encoding 4Fe-4S dicluster domain-containing protein, translated as MPFTIVAENCTGCTACEKRCPTRAISGELKKAFLIEPGLCIDCGACGVICPDEAILDTWGNVTKVLKRQERPIAVVHPDNCNGCGVCIDVCPFDCIYPSDENRAQYLGKVEVNEKTCVGCKLCEEVCGWEGIYIMPGREKGAFLESLGYEADEAAT; from the coding sequence GTGCCCTTCACCATCGTCGCAGAGAACTGCACCGGCTGCACCGCGTGCGAGAAGCGCTGCCCCACCCGCGCCATCTCGGGCGAGCTCAAGAAGGCCTTTCTGATCGAGCCCGGGCTCTGCATCGACTGCGGCGCATGCGGGGTCATCTGCCCCGACGAGGCCATCCTCGACACCTGGGGCAACGTGACCAAGGTGCTCAAGCGCCAGGAGCGGCCGATCGCGGTCGTCCATCCCGACAACTGCAACGGCTGCGGGGTGTGCATCGACGTCTGCCCCTTCGACTGCATCTACCCCTCGGACGAGAACCGGGCGCAGTACCTGGGTAAGGTCGAGGTCAACGAGAAGACCTGCGTCGGTTGCAAGCTGTGCGAGGAAGTGTGCGGCTGGGAGGGCATCTACATCATGCCCGGCAGGGAGAAGGGCGCCTTCCTCGAGTCGCTCGGCTACGAGGCGGACGAAGCCGCCACCTGA
- the coxB gene encoding cytochrome c oxidase subunit II, which produces MLRWLPENVSTYGPDIDRLFYVIYYVTGATFFVVQIALLVFIVLYRHRDGRRATYTHGNTSLEIAWTIAPAILLVILAFVSRKTWADIKQRIPPSDMVIQVTAKQFNWEVAYPGPDGKFDTDDDVVMDNDVHVPVNKTIRVLLKSRDVIHSFFIPSARFKQDAVPGHSIPTWFKIIRTGKYEIPCAELCGFGHSGMRGWLYVQTPEEYEAWARENKVGPLLTAPALGN; this is translated from the coding sequence ATGCTCAGGTGGTTACCGGAGAACGTGTCGACGTACGGGCCGGACATCGACCGGCTCTTCTACGTCATCTACTACGTGACGGGGGCGACCTTCTTCGTGGTGCAGATCGCGCTCCTCGTCTTCATCGTCCTCTACCGCCACCGGGACGGACGCCGGGCCACCTACACGCACGGCAACACCTCGCTCGAGATCGCGTGGACCATCGCGCCCGCCATCCTGCTCGTGATCCTCGCCTTCGTCAGCCGCAAGACCTGGGCCGACATCAAGCAGCGCATCCCGCCCTCGGACATGGTGATCCAGGTGACCGCCAAGCAGTTCAACTGGGAGGTCGCCTACCCGGGCCCGGACGGCAAGTTCGACACCGACGACGACGTCGTCATGGACAACGACGTCCACGTCCCCGTCAACAAGACGATCCGGGTGCTGCTCAAGTCGCGCGACGTGATCCACAGCTTCTTCATCCCGAGCGCCCGCTTCAAGCAGGACGCGGTGCCCGGGCACTCGATCCCCACCTGGTTCAAGATCATCCGGACGGGCAAGTACGAGATCCCCTGCGCCGAGCTCTGCGGCTTCGGCCACTCCGGGATGCGGGGCTGGCTCTACGTGCAGACGCCCGAGGAGTACGAGGCCTGGGCGCGTGAGAACAAGGTGGGCCCGCTGCTCACGGCGCCCGCGCTGGGCAACTGA